The Excalfactoria chinensis isolate bCotChi1 chromosome 28, bCotChi1.hap2, whole genome shotgun sequence genome includes a window with the following:
- the LETMD1 gene encoding LETM1 domain-containing protein 1 isoform X1 — protein sequence MPGGIAPLGAPIQHGVPQPRRRFRPFPHVTSALPLPVTCTAAKMALRRVGRFGALRPCGPGPPVLAALRPPPPPPLSVPIMAVSRWALGARWLRSRYERFLQRRLPRIYVLHCAFTAGLEALLADAREVQRIRQTMAKEGLSSTQLSYRDMERLRQFRRDVLQAVPVALIAIPPFANFLVLLLMYFFPRQLLIRHFWTRRQQEEFSEENHSARRAAYPAVLRCLGSALQALPEQRLQLRLRELCLEVQRGRHPRVAELCAVRSLFSGPSLRLAELQAAHLRALSRVLFLTPLLPTIVVRRRLRSHLLEIRHLDQAMFRLGLAQLSEEELRAACYLRGLNPRRLSAAQCRAWLEQWLGLSCVLQASEVSLLANSMVLLSLNYPGVEQR from the exons ATGCCCGGAGGAATCGCGCCGCTCGGAGCTCCGATCCAACATGGCGTCCCCCAGCCCCGGCGCCGCTTCCGCCCCTTTCCTCACGTGACCTCAGCGCTACCGCTTCCGGTCACGTGCACCGCCGCCAAGATGGCGCTGCGCAGGGTGGGCCGCTTCGGGGCGCTGCGGCCGTGCGGTCCCGGGCCGCCCGTCCTGGCGGCGTTGAG gccgccgccgccgccgccgctctcTGTGCCCATCATGGCGGTTTCCCGCTGGGCTCTGGGCGCTCGTTGGCTCCGCAGCCGCTACGAACGATTCCTGCAGCGCCGCCTCCCCCGCATCTACGTCCTGCACTGCGCCTTCACGGCAG GGCTCGAGGCGCTGCTGGCCGACGCCAGGGAGGTGCAGCGGATCCGGCAGACGATGGCCAAGGAGGGActgagcagcacccagctgagCTACAGGGACATGGAGCGGCTGCGGCAg TTCCGCAGGGATGTCCTCCAGGCCGTCCCCGTTGCTCTCATCGCCATTCCGCCCTTCGCCAACTTCCTGGTCCTGCTGCTGAT gtaCTTCTTCCCACGGCAGCTCCTGATCCGTCACTTCTGGACGCGGCGGCAGCAGGAGGAGTTCAGTGAGGAGAACCACAGCGCCCGCCGAGCCGCTTACCCTGCTGTGCTCCGCTGCCTGGGCTCGGCTCTGCAGGCCCTGCCTGAGCAACGGCTGCAGCTCCGCCTGCGGGAGCTCTGCCTCGAG GTGCAGCGCGGCCGCCATCCCCGCGTGGCCGAGCTCTGCGCGGTGCGGTCGCTGTTCTCAGGCCCATCGCTGCgcctggctgagctgcaggccGCCCACCTG CGGGCGCTGAGCCGTGTTCTGTTCCTGACTCCGCTGCTGCCCACCATCGTGGTGCGGCGCCGCCTGCGCTCCCACCTGCTGGAGATCCGGCACCTGGATCAGGCCATGTTCCGCCTGGGCCTGGCCCAGCTCAGCGAGGAGGAGCTCCGAGCG GCGTGTTACCTGCGGGGGCTGAACCCCAGACGGTTGAGTGCGGCGCAGTGCAGAGCGTGGCTGGAGCAGTGGCTGGGGCTGTCCTGTGTGCTGCaag CCTCCgaggtgtccctgctggccaaCAGCATGGTGCTGCTGTCCCTCAACTACCCCGGAGTGGAGCAGCGCTga
- the LETMD1 gene encoding LETM1 domain-containing protein 1 isoform X3, protein MALRRVGRFGALRPCGPGPPVLAALRPPPPPPLSVPIMAVSRWALGARWLRSRYERFLQRRLPRIYVLHCAFTAGLEALLADAREVQRIRQTMAKEGLSSTQLSYRDMERLRQFRRDVLQAVPVALIAIPPFANFLVLLLMYFFPRQLLIRHFWTRRQQEEFSEENHSARRAAYPAVLRCLGSALQALPEQRLQLRLRELCLEVQRGRHPRVAELCAVRSLFSGPSLRLAELQAAHLIRHLDQAMFRLGLAQLSEEELRAACYLRGLNPRRLSAAQCRAWLEQWLGLSCVLQASEVSLLANSMVLLSLNYPGVEQR, encoded by the exons ATGGCGCTGCGCAGGGTGGGCCGCTTCGGGGCGCTGCGGCCGTGCGGTCCCGGGCCGCCCGTCCTGGCGGCGTTGAG gccgccgccgccgccgccgctctcTGTGCCCATCATGGCGGTTTCCCGCTGGGCTCTGGGCGCTCGTTGGCTCCGCAGCCGCTACGAACGATTCCTGCAGCGCCGCCTCCCCCGCATCTACGTCCTGCACTGCGCCTTCACGGCAG GGCTCGAGGCGCTGCTGGCCGACGCCAGGGAGGTGCAGCGGATCCGGCAGACGATGGCCAAGGAGGGActgagcagcacccagctgagCTACAGGGACATGGAGCGGCTGCGGCAg TTCCGCAGGGATGTCCTCCAGGCCGTCCCCGTTGCTCTCATCGCCATTCCGCCCTTCGCCAACTTCCTGGTCCTGCTGCTGAT gtaCTTCTTCCCACGGCAGCTCCTGATCCGTCACTTCTGGACGCGGCGGCAGCAGGAGGAGTTCAGTGAGGAGAACCACAGCGCCCGCCGAGCCGCTTACCCTGCTGTGCTCCGCTGCCTGGGCTCGGCTCTGCAGGCCCTGCCTGAGCAACGGCTGCAGCTCCGCCTGCGGGAGCTCTGCCTCGAG GTGCAGCGCGGCCGCCATCCCCGCGTGGCCGAGCTCTGCGCGGTGCGGTCGCTGTTCTCAGGCCCATCGCTGCgcctggctgagctgcaggccGCCCACCTG ATCCGGCACCTGGATCAGGCCATGTTCCGCCTGGGCCTGGCCCAGCTCAGCGAGGAGGAGCTCCGAGCG GCGTGTTACCTGCGGGGGCTGAACCCCAGACGGTTGAGTGCGGCGCAGTGCAGAGCGTGGCTGGAGCAGTGGCTGGGGCTGTCCTGTGTGCTGCaag CCTCCgaggtgtccctgctggccaaCAGCATGGTGCTGCTGTCCCTCAACTACCCCGGAGTGGAGCAGCGCTga
- the LETMD1 gene encoding LETM1 domain-containing protein 1 isoform X2 has translation MALRRVGRFGALRPCGPGPPVLAALRPPPPPLSVPIMAVSRWALGARWLRSRYERFLQRRLPRIYVLHCAFTAGLEALLADAREVQRIRQTMAKEGLSSTQLSYRDMERLRQFRRDVLQAVPVALIAIPPFANFLVLLLMYFFPRQLLIRHFWTRRQQEEFSEENHSARRAAYPAVLRCLGSALQALPEQRLQLRLRELCLEVQRGRHPRVAELCAVRSLFSGPSLRLAELQAAHLRALSRVLFLTPLLPTIVVRRRLRSHLLEIRHLDQAMFRLGLAQLSEEELRAACYLRGLNPRRLSAAQCRAWLEQWLGLSCVLQASEVSLLANSMVLLSLNYPGVEQR, from the exons ATGGCGCTGCGCAGGGTGGGCCGCTTCGGGGCGCTGCGGCCGTGCGGTCCCGGGCCGCCCGTCCTGGCGGCGTTGAG gccgccgccgccgccgctctcTGTGCCCATCATGGCGGTTTCCCGCTGGGCTCTGGGCGCTCGTTGGCTCCGCAGCCGCTACGAACGATTCCTGCAGCGCCGCCTCCCCCGCATCTACGTCCTGCACTGCGCCTTCACGGCAG GGCTCGAGGCGCTGCTGGCCGACGCCAGGGAGGTGCAGCGGATCCGGCAGACGATGGCCAAGGAGGGActgagcagcacccagctgagCTACAGGGACATGGAGCGGCTGCGGCAg TTCCGCAGGGATGTCCTCCAGGCCGTCCCCGTTGCTCTCATCGCCATTCCGCCCTTCGCCAACTTCCTGGTCCTGCTGCTGAT gtaCTTCTTCCCACGGCAGCTCCTGATCCGTCACTTCTGGACGCGGCGGCAGCAGGAGGAGTTCAGTGAGGAGAACCACAGCGCCCGCCGAGCCGCTTACCCTGCTGTGCTCCGCTGCCTGGGCTCGGCTCTGCAGGCCCTGCCTGAGCAACGGCTGCAGCTCCGCCTGCGGGAGCTCTGCCTCGAG GTGCAGCGCGGCCGCCATCCCCGCGTGGCCGAGCTCTGCGCGGTGCGGTCGCTGTTCTCAGGCCCATCGCTGCgcctggctgagctgcaggccGCCCACCTG CGGGCGCTGAGCCGTGTTCTGTTCCTGACTCCGCTGCTGCCCACCATCGTGGTGCGGCGCCGCCTGCGCTCCCACCTGCTGGAGATCCGGCACCTGGATCAGGCCATGTTCCGCCTGGGCCTGGCCCAGCTCAGCGAGGAGGAGCTCCGAGCG GCGTGTTACCTGCGGGGGCTGAACCCCAGACGGTTGAGTGCGGCGCAGTGCAGAGCGTGGCTGGAGCAGTGGCTGGGGCTGTCCTGTGTGCTGCaag CCTCCgaggtgtccctgctggccaaCAGCATGGTGCTGCTGTCCCTCAACTACCCCGGAGTGGAGCAGCGCTga
- the LETMD1 gene encoding LETM1 domain-containing protein 1 isoform X4, whose translation MAVSRWALGARWLRSRYERFLQRRLPRIYVLHCAFTAGLEALLADAREVQRIRQTMAKEGLSSTQLSYRDMERLRQFRRDVLQAVPVALIAIPPFANFLVLLLMYFFPRQLLIRHFWTRRQQEEFSEENHSARRAAYPAVLRCLGSALQALPEQRLQLRLRELCLEVQRGRHPRVAELCAVRSLFSGPSLRLAELQAAHLRALSRVLFLTPLLPTIVVRRRLRSHLLEIRHLDQAMFRLGLAQLSEEELRAACYLRGLNPRRLSAAQCRAWLEQWLGLSCVLQASEVSLLANSMVLLSLNYPGVEQR comes from the exons ATGGCGGTTTCCCGCTGGGCTCTGGGCGCTCGTTGGCTCCGCAGCCGCTACGAACGATTCCTGCAGCGCCGCCTCCCCCGCATCTACGTCCTGCACTGCGCCTTCACGGCAG GGCTCGAGGCGCTGCTGGCCGACGCCAGGGAGGTGCAGCGGATCCGGCAGACGATGGCCAAGGAGGGActgagcagcacccagctgagCTACAGGGACATGGAGCGGCTGCGGCAg TTCCGCAGGGATGTCCTCCAGGCCGTCCCCGTTGCTCTCATCGCCATTCCGCCCTTCGCCAACTTCCTGGTCCTGCTGCTGAT gtaCTTCTTCCCACGGCAGCTCCTGATCCGTCACTTCTGGACGCGGCGGCAGCAGGAGGAGTTCAGTGAGGAGAACCACAGCGCCCGCCGAGCCGCTTACCCTGCTGTGCTCCGCTGCCTGGGCTCGGCTCTGCAGGCCCTGCCTGAGCAACGGCTGCAGCTCCGCCTGCGGGAGCTCTGCCTCGAG GTGCAGCGCGGCCGCCATCCCCGCGTGGCCGAGCTCTGCGCGGTGCGGTCGCTGTTCTCAGGCCCATCGCTGCgcctggctgagctgcaggccGCCCACCTG CGGGCGCTGAGCCGTGTTCTGTTCCTGACTCCGCTGCTGCCCACCATCGTGGTGCGGCGCCGCCTGCGCTCCCACCTGCTGGAGATCCGGCACCTGGATCAGGCCATGTTCCGCCTGGGCCTGGCCCAGCTCAGCGAGGAGGAGCTCCGAGCG GCGTGTTACCTGCGGGGGCTGAACCCCAGACGGTTGAGTGCGGCGCAGTGCAGAGCGTGGCTGGAGCAGTGGCTGGGGCTGTCCTGTGTGCTGCaag CCTCCgaggtgtccctgctggccaaCAGCATGGTGCTGCTGTCCCTCAACTACCCCGGAGTGGAGCAGCGCTga
- the CSRNP2 gene encoding cysteine/serine-rich nuclear protein 2 isoform X1, which yields MHRGPGSTNGVCCSGYGDPPDPPPSPSCRSPLTPPPPQRGVLELHAIPMDAIASGRLKRKFEDADVGSPASNSDDEISNSDSADSCDSVNPSSSSGFIPTSILKRQKQLRRKNVRFDQVTVYYFARRQGFTSVPSQGGSSLGMAPRHNSVRSYTLCEFAQEQEVNHREILREHLKEEKLHAKKMKLTKNGTVESEEAEGLTLEDISDDDIDVENVEVDDYFFLQPLPTKQRRALLRASGVHRIDAEEKQELRAIRLSREECGCDCRLYCDPEACACSQAGIKCQVDRMSFPCGCSRDGCGNMAGRIEFNPIRVRTHYLHTIMKLELENKRQGARPGDEEPQGGGGGSWPPGAQPPETQDFQEFMAENESAVMHLQSAEELERLKAEEDSSGGSGVESVGVCILEEPLVPPDALCPALAAPILIQAQLPPGSSVLCFADGAEPPAAPQPYLNAAPLLYYQVEPRSALPSKADGGAEERPKDGGTVPAAPQGRAAPSRGEGLKGAGPEGAQSCAASPGPSAPSEAAGAEEPPQGV from the exons ATGCACCGCGGGCCCGGCTCTACCAATGGTGTTTGTTGTTCTGGTTATGGGGACCCCCCGGACCCCCCACCATCCCCATCCTGCAGGTCCCcgctgacccccccccccccccaacgcGGCGTGTTGGAGCTCCATGCCATCCCGATGGATGCCATCGCCAGCGGCCGCCTCAAGAGGAAGTTTGAGGATGCAGACGTGGGTTCCCCGGCCTCCAACTCGGATGATGAGATCTCCAACAGCGACAGCGCCGACAGCTGCGACAGCGTCAACCCCTCCAGCTCCAGCGGCTTCATCC CCACCTCCATCCTGAAGAGGCAGAAGCAGCTGCGCAGGAAGAACGTGCGCTTCGACCAGGTGACGGTGTATTACTTCGCCCGGCGCCAGGGCTTCACCAGCGTGCCCAGCCAGGGCGGCAGCTCGCTCGGCATGGCGCCACGCCACAACTCGGTGCGCAGCTACACGCTGTGCGAGTTCGcacaggagcaggaggtgaaTCACAGGGAGATCCTAAGGGAGCACCTCAAGGAGGAGAAGCTGCACGCCAAGAAGATGAAG CTCACCAAGAACGGCACGGTGGAGTCGGAGGAGGCGGAGGGGCTGACGCTGGAGGACATCTCGGACGACGACATCGACGTGGAGAACGTGGAGGTGGATGACTACTtcttcctgcagcccctgcccaccAAGCAGCGGCGGGCGCTGCTCCGCGCCTCCGGCGTGCACCGCATCGACGCCgaggagaagcaggagctgcGCGCCATCCGCCTGTCGCGGGAGGAGTGCGGCTGTGACTGCCGCCTCTACTGCGACCCCGAGGCCTGCGCCTGCAGCCAGGCGGGCATCAAGTGCCAG GTGGACCGCATGTCCTTCCCCTGCGGCTGCTCGCGGGACGGCTGCGGGAACATGGCCGGCCGCATCGAGTTCAACCCCATCCGCGTGCGGACTCACTACCTCCACACCATCAtgaagctggagctggagaaCAAGCGTCAGGGCGCGCGGCCCGGCGACGAGGAGCCGCAGGGTGGGGGTGGCGGCTCGTGGCCCCCCGGCGCGCAGCCCCCCGAGACGCAGGACTTCCAGGAGTTCATGGCCGAGAATGAGTCGGCCGTCATGCACCTGCAGAGCGCCGAGGAGCTGGAGAGGCTGAAGGCCGAGGAAGACTCCAGCGGCGGCTCCGGCGTCGAGAGCGTCGGCGTCTGCATCCTGGAGGAGCCGCTGGTGCCGCCCGACGCGCTGTGCCCGGCGCTGGCCGCCCCCATCCTCATCCAGGCGCAGCTGCCGCCGGGATCCTCCGTGCTCTGCTTCGCCGACGGCGCGGagcccccggccgccccgcaGCCCTACTTGAACGCTGCCCCGCTGCTGTACTACCAGGTGGAGCCGCGCTCCGCGCTGCCTTCCAAGGCCGACGGCGGAGCGGAGGAGCGCCCGAAGGACGGCGGGACGGTCCCCGCTGCGCCCCAAGGCCGAGCCGCCCCGAGCAGAGGGGAAGGGCTGAAAGGAGCCGGGCCGGAGGGGGCGCAGAGCTGCGCTGCATCGCCCGGCCCCTCGGCGCCCAGCGAGGCGGCCGGCGCTGAGGAGCCCCCCCAGGGGGTGTGA
- the CSRNP2 gene encoding cysteine/serine-rich nuclear protein 2 isoform X2, with amino-acid sequence MDAIASGRLKRKFEDADVGSPASNSDDEISNSDSADSCDSVNPSSSSGFIPTSILKRQKQLRRKNVRFDQVTVYYFARRQGFTSVPSQGGSSLGMAPRHNSVRSYTLCEFAQEQEVNHREILREHLKEEKLHAKKMKLTKNGTVESEEAEGLTLEDISDDDIDVENVEVDDYFFLQPLPTKQRRALLRASGVHRIDAEEKQELRAIRLSREECGCDCRLYCDPEACACSQAGIKCQVDRMSFPCGCSRDGCGNMAGRIEFNPIRVRTHYLHTIMKLELENKRQGARPGDEEPQGGGGGSWPPGAQPPETQDFQEFMAENESAVMHLQSAEELERLKAEEDSSGGSGVESVGVCILEEPLVPPDALCPALAAPILIQAQLPPGSSVLCFADGAEPPAAPQPYLNAAPLLYYQVEPRSALPSKADGGAEERPKDGGTVPAAPQGRAAPSRGEGLKGAGPEGAQSCAASPGPSAPSEAAGAEEPPQGV; translated from the exons ATGGATGCCATCGCCAGCGGCCGCCTCAAGAGGAAGTTTGAGGATGCAGACGTGGGTTCCCCGGCCTCCAACTCGGATGATGAGATCTCCAACAGCGACAGCGCCGACAGCTGCGACAGCGTCAACCCCTCCAGCTCCAGCGGCTTCATCC CCACCTCCATCCTGAAGAGGCAGAAGCAGCTGCGCAGGAAGAACGTGCGCTTCGACCAGGTGACGGTGTATTACTTCGCCCGGCGCCAGGGCTTCACCAGCGTGCCCAGCCAGGGCGGCAGCTCGCTCGGCATGGCGCCACGCCACAACTCGGTGCGCAGCTACACGCTGTGCGAGTTCGcacaggagcaggaggtgaaTCACAGGGAGATCCTAAGGGAGCACCTCAAGGAGGAGAAGCTGCACGCCAAGAAGATGAAG CTCACCAAGAACGGCACGGTGGAGTCGGAGGAGGCGGAGGGGCTGACGCTGGAGGACATCTCGGACGACGACATCGACGTGGAGAACGTGGAGGTGGATGACTACTtcttcctgcagcccctgcccaccAAGCAGCGGCGGGCGCTGCTCCGCGCCTCCGGCGTGCACCGCATCGACGCCgaggagaagcaggagctgcGCGCCATCCGCCTGTCGCGGGAGGAGTGCGGCTGTGACTGCCGCCTCTACTGCGACCCCGAGGCCTGCGCCTGCAGCCAGGCGGGCATCAAGTGCCAG GTGGACCGCATGTCCTTCCCCTGCGGCTGCTCGCGGGACGGCTGCGGGAACATGGCCGGCCGCATCGAGTTCAACCCCATCCGCGTGCGGACTCACTACCTCCACACCATCAtgaagctggagctggagaaCAAGCGTCAGGGCGCGCGGCCCGGCGACGAGGAGCCGCAGGGTGGGGGTGGCGGCTCGTGGCCCCCCGGCGCGCAGCCCCCCGAGACGCAGGACTTCCAGGAGTTCATGGCCGAGAATGAGTCGGCCGTCATGCACCTGCAGAGCGCCGAGGAGCTGGAGAGGCTGAAGGCCGAGGAAGACTCCAGCGGCGGCTCCGGCGTCGAGAGCGTCGGCGTCTGCATCCTGGAGGAGCCGCTGGTGCCGCCCGACGCGCTGTGCCCGGCGCTGGCCGCCCCCATCCTCATCCAGGCGCAGCTGCCGCCGGGATCCTCCGTGCTCTGCTTCGCCGACGGCGCGGagcccccggccgccccgcaGCCCTACTTGAACGCTGCCCCGCTGCTGTACTACCAGGTGGAGCCGCGCTCCGCGCTGCCTTCCAAGGCCGACGGCGGAGCGGAGGAGCGCCCGAAGGACGGCGGGACGGTCCCCGCTGCGCCCCAAGGCCGAGCCGCCCCGAGCAGAGGGGAAGGGCTGAAAGGAGCCGGGCCGGAGGGGGCGCAGAGCTGCGCTGCATCGCCCGGCCCCTCGGCGCCCAGCGAGGCGGCCGGCGCTGAGGAGCCCCCCCAGGGGGTGTGA
- the TFCP2 gene encoding alpha-globin transcription factor CP2 isoform X2 produces the protein MAWALKLPLADEVIESGLVQDFDASLSGIGQELGAGAYSMSDVLALPIFKQEESSLPPENENKILPFQYVLCAATSPAVKLHDETLTYLNQGQSYEIRMLDNRKIGELPEINGKLVKSIFRVVFHDRRLQYTEHQQLEGWRWNRPGDRILDIDIPMSVGIIDPRANPTQLNTVEFLWDPSKRTSVFIQVHCISTEFTMRKHGGEKGVPFRVQIDTFKENENGEYTEHLHSASCQIKVFKPKGADRKQKTDREKMEKRTPHEKEKYQPSYETTILTECSPWPEITYVNNAPSPGFNSSHSSFSIGEGNGSPNHQPEPPPPIADNLLPTSTPQEAQQWLHRNRFSTFSRLFRNFSGADLLKLTREDVIQICGPADGIRLFNALKGRMVRPRLTIYVCQESQQLQELQQKHEDGDAVTSTFFVYHAIYLEELTAVELTEKLAQLFSISSQQISQIYKQGPTGIHVLISDEMIQNFQDESCFVLDTMKAETNDSYHIILK, from the exons ATGGCCTGGGCGCTGAAGCTGCCGCTGGCAGATGAGGTGATCGAGTCGGGGCTGGTGCAGGACTTCGATGCCAGCCTGTCGGGCATcgggcaggagctgggagcGGGAGCCTACAGCATGAG CGACGTCCTGGCGCTGCCCATCTTCAAGCAGGAGGAATCCAGCTTGCCTCCGGAGAATGAGAACAAAATTCTGCCCTTCCAGTACGTGCTGTGTGCGGCCACGTCGCCCGCCGTGAAGCTGCACGACGAAACACTCACCTACCTCAACCAAG GGCAGTCCTATGAGATCCGCATGCTGGACAACAGGAAGATCGGGGAGCTGCCCGAGATCAATGGGAAGCTGGTGAAG AGCATTTTCCGGGTCGTGTTCCACGACCGGCGGCTGCAGTACACGGAGCACCAGCAGCTGGAGGGCTGGAGATGGAACCGACCTGGGGACAGGATCCTGGACATAG ATATCCCCATGTCTGTGGGCATCATTGACCCGAGAGCCAATCCCACCCAGCTCAACACCGTGGAGTTTCTGTGGGACCCTTCGAAGAGGACGTCGGTGTTCATCCAG GTGCACTGCATCAGCACCGAGTTCACCATGCGGAAGCACGGCGGGGAGAAAGGAGTGCCATTCCGGGTGCAGATCGACACCTTCAAGGAGAACGAGAACGGGGAGTACACGGAGCACCTGCACTCAGCCAGCTGCCAGATCAAGGTGTTCAAG CCCAAAGGAGCCGATcggaagcagaaaacagaccGTGAGAAGATGGAGAAGCGCACCCCGCATGAGAAGGAGAAGTACCAGCCGTCCTATGAGACCACCATCCTCACCGAG tgcTCTCCGTGGCCTGAGATCACCTACGTCAACAACGCGCCGTCTCCCGGCTTCAACAGCTCCCACAGCAGCTTCTCCATTGGGGAAGG GAATGGGTCTCCAAACCACCAGCCTGAGCCCCCCCCTCCGATCGCAGAT AacctgctgcccaccagcaccCCGCAGGAGGCCCAGCAATGGCTGCACCGGAACCGTTTCTCCACATTCTCCCGTCTCTTCCGGAACTTCTCAG GTGCAGACTTGCTGAAGCTGACCAGGGAAGACGTCATCCAGATCTGTGGCCCTGCAGACGGCATCAGGCTCTTCAACGCGCTGAAAGGACG GATGGTGCGGCCCCGGCTGACCATCTACGTGTGCCAGGagtcccagcagctgcaggagctgcagcagaagcatgAGGACGGCGACGCGGTCACCAGCACCTTCTTTG TGTACCACGCCATCTACCTGGAGGAGCTGACGGCGGTGGAGCTGACGGAGAAGCTGGCTCagctcttcagcatctcctcACAGCAGATCAGCCAGATTTACAAGCAGGGCCCTACAGGGATCCACGTCCTGATCAGCGACGAG ATGATTCAGAACTTCCAGGACGAATCCTGCTTTGTTCTGGACACCATGAAAG CCGAAACCAACGACAGCTACCACATCATCCTGAAGTAG
- the TFCP2 gene encoding alpha-globin transcription factor CP2 isoform X1: MAWALKLPLADEVIESGLVQDFDASLSGIGQELGAGAYSMSDVLALPIFKQEESSLPPENENKILPFQYVLCAATSPAVKLHDETLTYLNQGQSYEIRMLDNRKIGELPEINGKLVKSIFRVVFHDRRLQYTEHQQLEGWRWNRPGDRILDIDIPMSVGIIDPRANPTQLNTVEFLWDPSKRTSVFIQVHCISTEFTMRKHGGEKGVPFRVQIDTFKENENGEYTEHLHSASCQIKVFKPKGADRKQKTDREKMEKRTPHEKEKYQPSYETTILTECSPWPEITYVNNAPSPGFNSSHSSFSIGEGNGSPNHQPEPPPPIADVSHTSELMLGNLLPTSTPQEAQQWLHRNRFSTFSRLFRNFSGADLLKLTREDVIQICGPADGIRLFNALKGRMVRPRLTIYVCQESQQLQELQQKHEDGDAVTSTFFVYHAIYLEELTAVELTEKLAQLFSISSQQISQIYKQGPTGIHVLISDEMIQNFQDESCFVLDTMKAETNDSYHIILK, encoded by the exons ATGGCCTGGGCGCTGAAGCTGCCGCTGGCAGATGAGGTGATCGAGTCGGGGCTGGTGCAGGACTTCGATGCCAGCCTGTCGGGCATcgggcaggagctgggagcGGGAGCCTACAGCATGAG CGACGTCCTGGCGCTGCCCATCTTCAAGCAGGAGGAATCCAGCTTGCCTCCGGAGAATGAGAACAAAATTCTGCCCTTCCAGTACGTGCTGTGTGCGGCCACGTCGCCCGCCGTGAAGCTGCACGACGAAACACTCACCTACCTCAACCAAG GGCAGTCCTATGAGATCCGCATGCTGGACAACAGGAAGATCGGGGAGCTGCCCGAGATCAATGGGAAGCTGGTGAAG AGCATTTTCCGGGTCGTGTTCCACGACCGGCGGCTGCAGTACACGGAGCACCAGCAGCTGGAGGGCTGGAGATGGAACCGACCTGGGGACAGGATCCTGGACATAG ATATCCCCATGTCTGTGGGCATCATTGACCCGAGAGCCAATCCCACCCAGCTCAACACCGTGGAGTTTCTGTGGGACCCTTCGAAGAGGACGTCGGTGTTCATCCAG GTGCACTGCATCAGCACCGAGTTCACCATGCGGAAGCACGGCGGGGAGAAAGGAGTGCCATTCCGGGTGCAGATCGACACCTTCAAGGAGAACGAGAACGGGGAGTACACGGAGCACCTGCACTCAGCCAGCTGCCAGATCAAGGTGTTCAAG CCCAAAGGAGCCGATcggaagcagaaaacagaccGTGAGAAGATGGAGAAGCGCACCCCGCATGAGAAGGAGAAGTACCAGCCGTCCTATGAGACCACCATCCTCACCGAG tgcTCTCCGTGGCCTGAGATCACCTACGTCAACAACGCGCCGTCTCCCGGCTTCAACAGCTCCCACAGCAGCTTCTCCATTGGGGAAGG GAATGGGTCTCCAAACCACCAGCCTGAGCCCCCCCCTCCGATCGCAGATGTAAGTCACACTTCAGAGCTTATGCTTGGG AacctgctgcccaccagcaccCCGCAGGAGGCCCAGCAATGGCTGCACCGGAACCGTTTCTCCACATTCTCCCGTCTCTTCCGGAACTTCTCAG GTGCAGACTTGCTGAAGCTGACCAGGGAAGACGTCATCCAGATCTGTGGCCCTGCAGACGGCATCAGGCTCTTCAACGCGCTGAAAGGACG GATGGTGCGGCCCCGGCTGACCATCTACGTGTGCCAGGagtcccagcagctgcaggagctgcagcagaagcatgAGGACGGCGACGCGGTCACCAGCACCTTCTTTG TGTACCACGCCATCTACCTGGAGGAGCTGACGGCGGTGGAGCTGACGGAGAAGCTGGCTCagctcttcagcatctcctcACAGCAGATCAGCCAGATTTACAAGCAGGGCCCTACAGGGATCCACGTCCTGATCAGCGACGAG ATGATTCAGAACTTCCAGGACGAATCCTGCTTTGTTCTGGACACCATGAAAG CCGAAACCAACGACAGCTACCACATCATCCTGAAGTAG